TGGGGCGCGAGGTAATGGTCATTCGTAATGATGCCATCGACGCGGCAGCCATTCGTACACTGGCGCCGGAGGCCGTTATTTTATCGCCAGGGCCTTGTGCGCCAGATCAGGCCGGTCAATGCCTTAATATCGTGCGTGATTGTAGTGCTGATTTTCCCATACTTGGTGTATGTCTGGGACATCAGGTGATTGCGCAGGTTTTTGGCGGGCGAATTGCCCGTGCCAAACGGCCGCTTCATGGCAAAACCACACCGATCACGCATAATGCCACAGGCCTTTTCAAGGGCCTGCCAAGCCCATTGACGGTCACCCGCTATCATTCCTTGATTGCCGATTTTCCCGCTGGCAGCATCTCACTGGAAATAACGGCCCAAAGCCCTGATGGCGAGGTAATGGCGCTGGCCCATCAAAACTTGCCAGTTCATGCTGTGCAGTTTCACCCCGAAGCGGTTTTAACCGAATACGGGCATGATCTGTTGGCGAATTTTCTGGGCATTGCAGATGCGTTTAATGCCGCAAAACCCGATGATGATGCGGGCCGGTTTGCCATTACCCAGGCAGGTGTTTGATGATGTGGTTGAACGGACAGTTCGTTGCTGAAAATGATGCCGCAATTTCGGTGCAGGATCGCGGGTTTCTGCTGGGTGATGGGCTTTTTGAAACCATGTGTGCGACGAATGGCAAAGTTAAATGGCTATCGCGACACATTAACAGACTATCGCAATCAATTGAAAAATTGGGTGAATTTTCGGGATCTGTGCCAGGTCAGGCAGAGCTTGCTGATATCATCGCGCATTTGTGTCAGGATATCGTGACGCCACATGCGGTGATCCGGTTAACGGTTTCACGCGGGCAGGGTGGTTTGGGGTTGATGCCCGGCGGCGTAATGGATGGGGTGGTTCTAATCACTGCCAAGCCGTTTGATATGGCAAAGGGTGCCGGACCGTTATCATTAAGTGTATCGGCCCGTATCCGTCGCAATCCGTGGTCGGTTGCAAGTCGTATAAAAAGCCTGAACTATCTTGATAATATTGCAGCACGTCAGGAAGCCGCCCTTCATGGTGCCGAAGACGCCCTGATCCTGACGCAGGACGGGTTTGTTGGTGAAACGACAATTGCCAATATTTTTACCTTGCGGGGGCGTGTTTTACAAACTGTGG
The window above is part of the Thalassospira marina genome. Proteins encoded here:
- a CDS encoding aminotransferase class IV; this encodes MMWLNGQFVAENDAAISVQDRGFLLGDGLFETMCATNGKVKWLSRHINRLSQSIEKLGEFSGSVPGQAELADIIAHLCQDIVTPHAVIRLTVSRGQGGLGLMPGGVMDGVVLITAKPFDMAKGAGPLSLSVSARIRRNPWSVASRIKSLNYLDNIAARQEAALHGAEDALILTQDGFVGETTIANIFTLRGRVLQTVGDKSGIFAGLARGEIIDWAQSIDLAICYDPLSIAELSQADVVFVCNALRGARLVREIDGQVLAPSQNGLEIYNKIAKHLENSIRGGS
- a CDS encoding anthranilate synthase component II gives rise to the protein MILLIDNYDSFVFNLARYVRELGREVMVIRNDAIDAAAIRTLAPEAVILSPGPCAPDQAGQCLNIVRDCSADFPILGVCLGHQVIAQVFGGRIARAKRPLHGKTTPITHNATGLFKGLPSPLTVTRYHSLIADFPAGSISLEITAQSPDGEVMALAHQNLPVHAVQFHPEAVLTEYGHDLLANFLGIADAFNAAKPDDDAGRFAITQAGV